The DNA window catgcagtggtgaacgtacctgtgacttacttgactctgtgctccatgttgtccttcctaggcaccgtccgctgggacttgcgaggagaaggatgaatcctcgcgtgtaccgcccgctggtggacctgtcgacaatggaagaacgccacatcatactacgataccggcttgaccgactatacatgaactgtgtgcccagctggagccagacctgatgtcccccatccgccaacccacaggaattccccctctagagcaggttctgtcagtcctccattttttggcaagtggctcattccagacaacagtggccatgtcatctggaatgtctcagcctatgttttcaaaaatcttgtctagagtgttgtctgccctgacgaaacacatgcggcgctacattgtattccctgaggaggttgatttggccactgtgaagggtgatttttatgccgttggacatatccccaacataattggtgccattgatgggacccatgtggctttagtacccccaaaagacgatgagcaggtgtacagaaacaggaaaagttaccattcgatgaacgtccaggtggtctgtttggctgaccagtacatctcccatgtgaatgccaagttccctgggtcagtgcatgacgcctatgtgatgcgaaatagcagcatcccttatgtgatggaacagctacagagacaacgtgtgtggctaattggtgactctggttaccccaacttgccttggctattgaccccagtgaggaatccccggaccagggcagaggaacggtacaatgaggcccatgggcgaactaggaggatcattgaaagaacctttggcctcctgaaggccaggtttaggtgcctgcatatgacagggggatccctgatgtactcaccaaagaaggtgtgccagatcatcgtggcctgctgtatgcttcacaatctggcattgcgacgtcaggtgcccttcctccaggaggatggtccagatggtggggttgaagcagctgtggagcctgcggagagtgaagaggaggaagacgaagaggacgacccagacaacagggacagagttatccaacagtattttcagtagcacacaggtaggaatctcccacgccatttaccatttagtgaatgccccctgcatctttactttgtgtattgccccccagttcttttaacctgaagtttacttttcccttcccttttcagtgctgtatgacccactgcgtgacttctgcctggttagcccatggactaatgcttattgacattggtatgttgtccacacatatataacagaacattattgataagtaatgtgttatacatttgtaaataatacaggctgactccagaatgattatgtgcaatgagtgatttatttttagtgctatattttggtacatgatattaaacggtgaagggtgagggtggagttatgtccatggcagagtccagttctcggtcgcacaggtgcattgttcatatggcagtggaaggatggagcaggggcagttcaaggttggacagggtgacactgtgggacagtggaatgacatccggggggatattagactggcgggggtcctggcatcctactctgtcttcctttgagatctcaggttcctcttgcggggtggttgttcttcagcaggaggtggggttctggtggcccgtcgttctgtgggggcctcctgaccactagcgccggcggaggtggtaggctgttcctggctagtgacaggggccctttgcggtgccacatggtcccgcaatgtggtttcaatgcggtttagggcctggactatggtccccattgcggtagcgatggcccggagttcattgctgaaccccatgtaccgttcctcctgctgtgcctggatctcggtgaacctagccagtaccatcgccatcgtctcctgggagtggtggtatgctcccatgatggtggtgagggcctcttggagagtcggttccctgggcctatcctcccccccctgtcgcacagcagccctcccagttgccctgtttccccgggcctctgtcccctggacggtgtgcccactaccactgcccccaggtccctgttgttgttggggtgttgggtcagcctgggtgccctgtagtggcggacacaccgctgattgacgcgtccgcgggacagaggcatgggcccgctgggtgggagctgtgctggtgttcccaggggggtttgggtctgctgtggcctgtgtgtggggaaccgactgtccagaggtccccgatggtccgggctggtcgtcaggttctaggtcgacagagctgctgtcctcgctgggggcctgttctgggggtgggatggacatctctggaccctccgtggcggtgtgttgtcgttcgggccctgcaggggtaaaggagtatggttattgtttctgtgtgtgccatggcgtgcattttgggtgcccttgtcccccagtgctgggattcccttgtgggaggtgttgtgagggtttgggggggggggggtgtatgggtatgtgcaatggtcatgctttggtggtggctgtctatggtttgtgttggcattcaggggttggtgttgtttagggtgggttgtgctggtgagacattggcagggaggttatgtgctggggagtgagattgggggtgagggggggggttggcatgctggtgtttgggggggggggggtgaagtggttgagattctacttaccagagtccattcctccttgtactcagcgaggccatcaggatgcaggatgtttaccacctcttgctcccatgctgtgaattggggtggggtgggtgggggtccgccgccagtcttctgcacagcgatgttgtgcctggagatcatcgagcgcaccttcccccgtaggtcgttccatcgctttcttatatcttcccgatttctgggatgctgtcccacagcgttgaccctgtctacgatcctttgccatagttcagccttccttgctatggtggtgtgctgcacctgtgtgccgaagagctggggctcaaccctcatgatttcctcaaccatgacccggagttcttggtccgaaaaccttgggtgtctttggggtgccatggggtggagtggatgaggtgtggggtggtgtttgtggtgatgtgcgtggtgatatgtggtgatgtgtgcgtagatgtggtgtgggtgatgaagttgtgttcctgtgtgtgttggggttttctaatgctgtgctcgctatcgctatctctcgctctcgctctcgccttcgctccgatttccaactagtgggggtttgtgggtgatgtgggtgtgtgttttatagttgattggatgtgtgggagcgttgtttgtatgtgtgtcaggtgtgcgtatttcaaattgtccaatgtggcagtgtttaggagctgtgtgtgtattttgagcgctgcggtgtgtaccgccaatggaataccgcggttgaaagaccgccgcgtggattcgtgggtcagaatggcatgggcgtgtttgtgttggcgtgacggtggaggtttggtcatctccagttttccgcggcccgctgatgtggcggccttccttggatgtcggatttttggcggtttcacagttggtggtcagaatgaccgtggcggtcgaccgcggccgcggcggtagtatggcggacttctgaccggcggtaagggccttttaccgccgaggtcagaatgaccccctatgtctcttgtatcctttgtctcttgtaGTCTTTGTttattgtatcctttgtctcttgtatcctttgtctcttgtaCTCTTTGTctcttgtatcctttgtctcttgtatcctttgtctcttgtaGTCTTTGTTTATTGCATCCTTTGTCTCTTGTATACTTTGTctcttgtatcctttgtctcttgtaGCCTTTGTgtcttgtatcctttgtctcttgtaGTCCTTGTCTCTTGTACTCTTTGTTTCTTTTATACTTTGTCTCTTGTGCTCTTTGTctcttgtatcctttgtctcttgtaTCCTTTGTCGCTTGTAGTCTTTGTttattgtatcctttgtctcttgtatcctttgtctctcctttgtctcttgtatcctttgtctcttgtaGCCTTTGTgtcttgtatcctttgtctcttgtaGTCTTTGTCTCTTGTACTCTTTGTctcttgtatcctttgtctcttgtaGTCTTTGTCtcttgtttcctttgtctcttctatcctttgggccagatgtatcaagcgaatttgctttcgcaaacggtgcgaatcgcaaaattcgaccgtttgagaatgcaaaaatgcctttcatgcatgaaaggcattcgcctgcaattttaaggaatcgctaaaatagagattccttaaaattgcgaccccatttagagaaccgcaaattgcgattctctaaataagaaatcgcaaataaggaatccttatttgcaatttcctaagcacatgtatcaaccttttccttaatgcgaattgtgcattaaggaatcgcaattaccaccaaattcaatttggtggtaaccatgtgaaaattttaaaaatgcattataaatgcattttttaaattgacatgtaacgcacacatgcccctttggcatgtgtgcgccttacatgttctaaaatagttttttggggtgcagcagagggggccttgggccaccagcaccctggggtttgcatttcctaatttgcgaattcctaactggaattcgcaatttgggaaatgcaaataattctcatagatgggcctacaggcccataggtgcgaataagggcgaaatcgctatttgcgattcggtaatagcatttgcgatttttaagaaatcgctattaccgaatcgcagaaatgatacataccattttgcatttcttaaatagtgatttcttaaaaatctgtatttgagaatcgcaaaacggatcctttatacatctggccctttgtctcttgcAGTCTTTGTTTCTTGTAGTCTTTGTCTCTTGTAGTCTTTTTCTCTTGTAGTCTTTGTctcttgtatcctttgtctcttgtcATCTTTGTctcttgtatcctttgtctcttgtaGTCTTTGTttattgtatcctttgtctcttgtaGTCTTTGTctcttgtatcctttgtctcttgtaGTCTTTGTctcgtgtatcctttgtctcttgtaGTCTTTTTCTCTTGTAGTCTTTGTctcttgtatcctttgtctcttgtaGTCTGTGTCTCTTGTAGTCTTTGTctcttgtatcctttgtctcttgtaGTCTTTGTCTCTTGTAGTCTTTGTCTCTTGTATCCCATGTCTCTTGTAGTCTTTGTCttttgtattctttgtctcttGTAGTCTTTGTctcttgtatcctttgtctcttgtaGTCTTTGTctcttgtatcctttgtctcttgtaGTCTTTGTCTCTTGTAGTCTTTGTctcttgtatcctttgtctcttgtaGTCTTTGTCTCTTGTAGTCTTTGTctcttgtatcctttgtctcttgtaATCTTTGTctcttgtatcctttgtctctagtatcctttgtctcttgtaGTCTTTGTctcttgtatcctttgtctctggtatcctttgtctctggtatcctttgtctcttgtaGTCTTTGTctcttgtatcctttgtctcctgtagtctttgtctgttgtagtctttgtCTCTTGTATTCTTTGTCTCTTGTAGTCTTTGTctcttgtatcctttgtctcttgtaGTCTTTGTCTTTTGTAGTCTTTGTctcttgtatcctttgtctcttgtatcctttgtctcttgtaGTCTTTGTctcttgtatcctttgtctcttgtaGTCTTTGTCTTGAGATACCAAGAAATGTCTGAGGTGATAAATGTGTATTCCTGTCTGTTCTGGGCACATTCCTCAGCTACATGTTCACAGGGGAGAAGCCTGCTAAGGACTTATTAAGAACATTGTTACAGAAGTGTCtttgttgacaaaaagttatgctGCTGTTTAAAGAAGCAGCTGAGGTAGTAATGACGTCTCATGACCTGCAGGGTGCCTGGAGTTGAATGAAATGTACTTTATTGTTGGGCCATGCCTGTGGAGTTTTGTGTTTATTTGAATGCAGTGCAGGAACAGGTAAGCTTTCATTGATACCAGACATGTGGCCCACTGTGTATTTAAAGGTGGCGCAGGAACTTTGATCCTGCCAGACATGGGTGAGAGTTGCCAGAGGCGCTTTACCTTTGTGTTCTGTGCTGTGTTCACAGGAGAATGAACACAGCTCAATATAATTCCATTAAATATGGTTACTGTGGCTCGTACAGGTGATTTTTGCTCCATGCATTTGAAGCTTCATTTTGGCATGGACTCGGTAAGAATGAAAGTCAACCTTGGTGGTCCTGGTGCTGTCCTATGAACACCTTCGACTGCTGTCTGCTGGCCCAGAAGGGGTCCATGCACCTGATTTGCTTGCATTGTGCTGTGTGGAGCAGACACTAGTAAACACAGAGCAGTGGTGGCCTCTACATGTGTCTGAGCAGCACTGTCTGCAGCTCATAAACCATCTTGTAGATGTTCTGAGTATGCACTCTAGGCAGCACAATTACAGCAAAACCAGAGTATGTGCCCTTTCAGGGGATGTACATTGTTGCTGAAGATGTTCATGGCATGGTCCTTGTCCTTCTGCGTGAGGGGATGCGGCACCCATATGGATGCTTTCCAGACCATTGCAATCTAGAACTAACAGCAGCAGTGTAGGGTAGAGTACTGGACTTTAGGACATTGATTTTAGAGCTCAGTGATCTTTGTTGCCACAATCCTGATACCTGAGCTTTCAGAAAGCAAAGCTCCATCCCTCTCTCAGAAGAGGATGACTTCCAGACGGTGCCTCTGGCCCTGGACTGAGACACTGCTCATAGTTCAGCATAGCCCTGTGGTCAGTACACAGCAATGTGCAGTGAACAGTAAGCTGAAGCCATCAGAGGTGAGCTATGTGCATGAACCAAAGTGAAAGTAGATCCAGTGAACCCAGGGGATCCGTGGACTCTGTGGATGGCTTGGCATTGCTCCAGTGGGTCATAGTGGGAGCATCCATCAGAGTAAGGCGCTTACAGGTACTTCCTGCGCTTGTGCTTCTTTGATATCAGCGAGAACTAGAGGAATAAAACAGTACAGGGGCAGCAAAATCCAGTGCATTCCAGTGAATAGCAAATATTCCCTTTAgaagtatttttcagttataataaATTTCAACTGAAAATCTCAAACCCTAATTATTTTTCATCTTCTTTGAACTTCTTCCTCGCTTTCTATATgcccttccctttctttttagtGCCCTTCACTCCATTGTCTATGTCCTTGTCTCACAGGTGCAAACCTGGTgttagtgaagcaggtgcagtggcaccgggtctCAGAGGTGCCAGGGGCACATTGCATCATGTTTGGCTATCTTTCACTGTCCTTGCTTGATTTATGGCCCAGGGTAAACGTTCTATCCTACTGCAGCATTTCTCTCTTTACCACACCCCATAGTTCACTCTGTTTGTCACCCTCTCTCTCCTCTGTCTGCTAACCTCACGGTCTGTCTTTCCTTCCCATCCTTCgctgtttttctcttccttattcTGCCCCTTCTGagctcctgttcttctctctcttttctttataTCTTTCACTTTATAACCCCTACAGTACTCCACCCGCCCTCGAGCCAATTAGAAACCCAGTGGTAGTATTTGGTGCAATTAAGAAAACACAGATAACATTAGAGAGGCACAATCACCATCCCTCTTCCCACACTCCTTGGGGATGGCTTGTATGCCTAAACTGCAACAGAGCTGGCAGCAGGACCCGCGGGAAAGATGGGAGGTTTACATGCCCCTTTAAAGATGGGTGTAGCACTGTGCTGTCCCACAGACCTCAAGGCTAACGtcaatgggcccgattcacaaaggtaaacttggaccaaaactctaagtttagacctgaagtctaagtttagacctaaagtctaaattTACACCTGAGGTATAAGTTTGCATttgaagtttagaccaaaagtccaacttagaccaaaagtctacctttactacttttcggtattcacgaaggtaaagttagaccaaacttctaacttagaccaaaagtctacctttactacttttcggtattcatgaaggtaaagttagaccaaacttctaacttagaccaaaagtctaactctactacttttcggtattcacaaaggtaagttactacttTTTGTCTACGTTAGACTTTAGGGCTAAACTTAGACTTCATttctaaacttagggcctgatttagagttttgtggacgggtcacaaatgtgacagatatcctgtccgccgtattacgatcgccataggttattatggagattgcaatatggcggacaggatagtcTTCAATTTGGTGACGGAGTAGCcggtctgtcaaactctaaatcaggccctttgacttttggtctaactttacctttttgAATCGGGCCCAGAGTGCATATAGAGGAAACATCGGAGGGAGAGGGCACTGACCCCATGCCAGGAATATTGTGGCTCTAAACTCCTGGGAGCTTCCATCATTGGGCATGCTGAGTAGGGTACCAAGCGTCCAGGATTTGCAGGCTTAGTCCCTGTTTTTcaccatctccccccacctgaaggacctccactggctccccgtggacaagaggatcacctttaaactcctcacccacgcacacaaggcactacacaacaccggaccctgctacctgaactccagactcaacttctacgttccctcacgccaactacgctctgccaaccttgccctcgccatcgtcccccgaatccagcgcaagacctctggcggcagatccttctcctacctcgccgccaagacctggaactcactccgacctcgctacgccagacccaggacctcctcaccttcaggagactcctcaagacatgtctcttcgaacgatagcagcaacacccccccccccccagcgcctcaaaaccctaatgggtacatagcgcgctttataaatctattgattgattgattgatctatcaAGGCAAATGTTGGTATATTCGGCAATTACCCCATTTTTCAGGGAGGTTTGACTAAAGACTGAGAAAGGTATGCTTTCTTGTGTTCTATTGTAGAACTAGTTGTCGGAAAACAATTGGTGTGAAAAAATGAGGAACTGGAGTAATGAAAAGTAGGATTAAGTAATCTAGCCGTTATCTTCTCAACCACAACTCACCCATTCCTTATTAATGCAGACATGCCAAAGCAAGCCAAAGGTATCCATAAGAAATAGCAAACTCAAAAGCTCTCCTGCTAGATACATAAACCTGTAATCACGTCACAGAAATCCATCATACAGGTTTTCAACTCAAAACCTTTGTACAAAAATGTAATTCATTCCCTTGAGCTAAATTCAGTCTCTAGTGCTATAAAAGTAGAAGTTGTTGCCAAAATCTCTGCAATGACCACTTCATCCCACCCCGCTTGGAGATCTGGCCTGTACTGAACCTGGAGGAGTCCATTCTGTCATTGAATAAGCCATGGTAATAACCTCCTTCATCCAAAGAATTACTGTGACTAATGAAGACTTACTCCCTTATTGGACTGACCAAAACTGGTGAATGCGTGTTTAGAATTTACGGACTCCATTGATCAATTTAGAACTGCATCCAACAAATTCAATAATGCATGTTGA is part of the Pleurodeles waltl isolate 20211129_DDA chromosome 4_2, aPleWal1.hap1.20221129, whole genome shotgun sequence genome and encodes:
- the LOC138294010 gene encoding zinc finger CCCH domain-containing protein 13-like, yielding MALPRMPLPRIFLYHHAFTTHFVVKTKTTRDKGYKRQRLQETKDTRDKGYKRQRLQKTKTTRDKGYKRQRLQETKNTRDKDYNRQRLQETKDTRDKDYKRQRIPETKDTRDKGYKRQRLQETKDTRDKGYKRQRLQETKDTRDKDYKRQRLQETKDTRDKDYKRQRLQETKDTRDKDYKRQRIQETKTTRDKEYKRQRLQETWDTRDKDYKRQRLQETKDTRDKDYKRHRLQETKDTRDKDYKRKRLQETKDTRDKDYKRQRIQETKTTRDKGYNKQRLQETKDTRDKDDKRQRIQETKTTREKDYKRQRLQETKTARDKGPDDRRDKGNKRQRLQETKDTRDKEYKRQRLQETKDTRHKGYKRQRIQETKERQRIQETKDTINKDYKRQRIQETKDTRDKEHKRQSIKETKSTRDKDYKRQRIQDTKATRDKGYKRQSIQETKDAINKDYKRQRIQETKDTRDKEYKRQRIQETKDTINKDYKRQRIQET